The following proteins are encoded in a genomic region of Pelodictyon phaeoclathratiforme BU-1:
- a CDS encoding DUF6447 family protein has translation MPVTKNEEPTLTHNGKTYNVSELSETAQKQLMNVKIADNEIRRLQMQLAIAQTAHNAYQQALIEALPSQE, from the coding sequence ATGCCTGTAACAAAGAACGAAGAGCCGACTTTGACCCACAACGGTAAAACGTACAACGTTTCAGAATTGTCTGAAACAGCACAAAAACAATTGATGAACGTTAAGATTGCTGATAATGAAATCCGGCGTCTGCAAATGCAGTTGGCGATTGCCCAGACGGCTCATAATGCCTATCAGCAGGCGTTGATTGAAGCACTTCCTTCGCAGGAGTGA
- a CDS encoding type I secretion system permease/ATPase encodes MKPEFFNRSALSRQLWEFRREFMWVGIFSMIANILMLTPTIYMLQVYGRVMKSGSELTLLMVTFFLIFFYAVMAFAEWLRSRLLVRAGVRLDEALNSLVFKASFEAYLNRTKHNVAEAFSDLTNIRQFLTANGMIAFFDTPWTPVYIAVIFFLSPFLGYLSIFFAFIQLGVTWLSNRMSMKEIQIAADAGNNSYRYVQSKLRNIEPIHAMGMAGNLRQRWFMLHDASLAKAEDSLDRQHRQQAFAKFVRYSMQSMTLGAGALMVIEGKMSAGSMIAANVLMSRALQPLDLVVATWKPFVQARTAFVRLEKLLEDFPERHPGTKHQDPFGEIRLEGLSASAEGREAPILDDLTAMFPSGKVTVVLGPSGSGKSTLARCIVGIWPDTKGRVLIDGEPIESWDRMELGPHIGYLPQDIELFDGSIADNIARFAEVDSQKVIEAAKRTGIHEMILRFPHGYNTQIGDAGGMLSGGQRQRLGLARAMYGNPALLVLDEPNANLDDAGERSLLEAVKDLRKAGKTVILVTHRPTVLAAADLIVLMQNGKIVRCGARDEVLSALRAGSARPASGTPG; translated from the coding sequence ATGAAACCTGAATTTTTTAATCGCAGTGCATTATCCCGTCAGCTCTGGGAGTTTCGACGAGAGTTTATGTGGGTTGGTATTTTCAGTATGATTGCCAATATCCTGATGCTGACCCCCACCATCTATATGCTTCAGGTCTATGGTCGTGTCATGAAGAGCGGCAGTGAGCTGACGCTTCTTATGGTGACCTTTTTTCTGATCTTTTTTTATGCGGTTATGGCTTTTGCCGAGTGGCTTCGTTCGCGCCTTTTGGTACGGGCGGGGGTCAGGCTCGATGAAGCGCTCAATTCACTGGTTTTTAAGGCAAGCTTTGAAGCATACCTGAACCGTACCAAACACAATGTTGCAGAGGCCTTTTCGGATCTGACCAATATTCGCCAGTTTCTGACGGCCAATGGCATGATTGCCTTTTTCGATACTCCGTGGACGCCTGTTTATATTGCGGTAATCTTTTTTCTCAGTCCGTTTCTTGGTTATCTCTCTATCTTTTTTGCCTTTATTCAGCTTGGCGTGACCTGGCTCAGCAATCGGATGAGCATGAAGGAGATACAGATTGCGGCTGATGCAGGTAACAACAGTTACCGCTATGTGCAGAGCAAACTTCGAAATATTGAACCGATACATGCTATGGGTATGGCCGGGAACCTTCGTCAACGCTGGTTCATGTTGCATGACGCTTCGCTGGCCAAGGCAGAGGACTCTCTGGATCGTCAGCATCGCCAGCAGGCATTTGCCAAGTTTGTGCGTTACAGCATGCAGTCGATGACGCTTGGTGCGGGTGCTCTTATGGTTATTGAAGGAAAAATGTCAGCCGGTTCAATGATTGCTGCCAATGTGCTGATGTCGAGAGCTCTTCAGCCACTTGATCTGGTGGTTGCTACCTGGAAACCATTTGTTCAGGCTCGCACGGCCTTTGTTCGTTTGGAGAAACTCCTTGAGGATTTTCCGGAGCGTCATCCTGGAACCAAACATCAGGATCCTTTTGGTGAGATAAGGCTTGAAGGACTATCTGCTTCTGCCGAGGGACGTGAGGCCCCCATTCTTGATGATCTTACAGCAATGTTTCCTTCTGGCAAGGTGACCGTAGTACTTGGCCCATCTGGATCGGGAAAATCAACCTTGGCGCGCTGTATTGTCGGGATATGGCCCGATACAAAAGGGCGTGTTCTCATCGACGGTGAGCCGATTGAGAGCTGGGACAGGATGGAACTTGGGCCGCATATTGGTTATCTCCCGCAGGACATTGAGCTCTTTGATGGATCGATTGCTGACAATATTGCCCGTTTTGCTGAGGTTGATTCTCAAAAAGTGATCGAGGCAGCTAAGCGTACGGGTATTCATGAGATGATTTTGCGTTTTCCGCATGGTTACAATACGCAGATCGGTGATGCCGGAGGAATGCTGTCGGGTGGTCAGCGACAGCGTCTGGGCCTTGCCAGAGCGATGTATGGCAATCCAGCTCTTCTGGTGCTCGATGAACCAAACGCGAATCTTGATGATGCCGGTGAACGTTCATTGCTGGAGGCAGTCAAGGATTTGAGAAAAGCTGGTAAAACAGTTATTCTTGTAACGCATCGGCCCACTGTTCTTGCTGCTGCAGATTTGATTGTTTTGATGCAGAATGGAAAAATTGTTCGTTGTGGAGCCCGTGATGAAGTTTTATCGGCTTTACGTGCAGGGAGCGCCCGGCCAGCTTCGGGTACCCCGGGCTGA
- a CDS encoding type I secretion system permease/ATPase, whose product MKQNKEKSPLREALASLIPFLKRAFYFSLVVNVLVLAPSAYMMEVYDRVVNSRSHTTLLMLTLLVVGAYLLLEALEWVRRQVMHDAGMKLDKGLREQVFGAVFMARIQNIPGVGAQALRDLKTLREFLPSPGFLAFIDTPLALLVLVIIFLMAPALGWFAVAGALVQFMIGVINERRIREPLLAANRNAMRAQTYADGVIRNAQVIESMGMLGHIHKRWMERQQEFLWQQAEASDHAGTNSALSKLVQSLLTSLLLGMGCWLTLKGELHGSGMIVASILGGRVLAPLVQVIGSWRQVEGALESFSRLEGLLKEFPLQEKGMSLPEPTGFLAVEGVIAGAPRSPVQILKGVSFRVAPGGSLAIVGPSASGKTTLARLLVGVWPAMQGKVRLDGNDIYQWDKEELGQYIGYLPQNVELFEGTIAENVARFGDPDDEKVHEACRMVGLSDFIETLPKRFDTQIGDDGSFLSGGERQRVALARAVYGMPKFVVLDEPNASLDEAGDAALLNAVKLLRARGTTVIVITHRLNILGAIEHMLVLVDGQVQRFGTCQEVMEALQSQSAAQQQPLKPKPQG is encoded by the coding sequence GTGAAACAAAATAAAGAAAAATCTCCCTTGCGTGAGGCTCTTGCTTCGCTCATTCCCTTTCTTAAACGGGCCTTTTATTTCAGTCTCGTTGTTAATGTGCTGGTGCTTGCTCCGAGTGCCTACATGATGGAGGTGTATGATCGTGTCGTGAACAGTCGCAGTCATACAACATTGCTGATGCTTACGCTTCTGGTAGTAGGCGCCTATCTGCTGCTTGAGGCACTGGAATGGGTACGCCGCCAGGTGATGCACGATGCTGGTATGAAGCTCGACAAGGGATTGCGTGAACAAGTGTTTGGCGCCGTTTTTATGGCAAGGATTCAGAACATTCCTGGAGTGGGTGCCCAGGCGCTGCGTGATCTCAAGACCCTTCGTGAATTTTTGCCCTCTCCCGGTTTTCTTGCCTTTATTGATACTCCTCTTGCCTTGCTGGTGCTGGTAATTATTTTTCTCATGGCGCCAGCTCTCGGCTGGTTTGCTGTGGCTGGTGCTCTGGTGCAGTTTATGATTGGAGTGATTAATGAACGCCGTATCCGCGAACCGCTTTTGGCGGCTAACCGAAATGCGATGCGCGCTCAGACCTATGCGGATGGGGTAATTCGTAACGCCCAGGTTATAGAATCGATGGGAATGCTTGGTCATATCCATAAACGATGGATGGAGCGTCAACAAGAGTTTCTCTGGCAACAGGCAGAAGCATCCGACCATGCGGGAACAAATTCAGCCCTTTCGAAGCTGGTGCAAAGTCTTTTGACCTCTCTTTTGCTTGGCATGGGTTGCTGGCTGACACTGAAAGGGGAGTTGCATGGATCCGGTATGATTGTTGCATCCATTCTTGGTGGAAGGGTGCTCGCACCGCTTGTTCAGGTTATCGGTAGCTGGCGTCAGGTGGAAGGCGCCCTTGAGTCGTTCAGCCGTCTGGAGGGCTTGCTGAAGGAGTTTCCCCTTCAGGAAAAGGGGATGTCACTGCCGGAACCGACTGGTTTTCTTGCAGTTGAGGGCGTTATAGCAGGTGCTCCCAGAAGCCCGGTGCAGATTCTCAAGGGGGTAAGTTTCAGAGTTGCCCCGGGAGGGTCGCTGGCGATTGTCGGTCCATCGGCTTCAGGCAAGACCACCCTTGCAAGGCTTCTGGTTGGTGTGTGGCCGGCCATGCAGGGTAAGGTGCGCCTTGACGGAAATGATATCTATCAGTGGGACAAGGAGGAACTTGGGCAGTATATTGGCTATTTACCCCAGAATGTTGAGTTGTTCGAAGGTACCATTGCTGAAAATGTTGCTCGTTTCGGGGATCCTGATGATGAAAAAGTGCATGAAGCATGTCGTATGGTGGGGCTTTCGGATTTTATTGAAACGCTTCCGAAGAGGTTCGACACGCAGATAGGCGATGATGGTTCGTTTCTTTCCGGCGGTGAGCGGCAGCGCGTTGCTCTGGCCAGAGCAGTATACGGAATGCCGAAGTTTGTGGTGCTTGATGAACCGAATGCAAGTCTTGACGAAGCTGGAGATGCAGCGTTGCTCAATGCGGTAAAATTGTTGAGGGCACGGGGCACGACGGTGATTGTCATTACGCATCGCTTAAATATTCTGGGGGCAATAGAGCATATGCTCGTACTGGTTGACGGGCAGGTACAGCGCTTCGGTACTTGTCAGGAGGTAATGGAGGCTCTTCAGTCGCAATCAGCGGCCCAGCAGCAGCCTCTGAAACCAAAGCCTCAGGGCTAA
- a CDS encoding DUF4438 domain-containing protein, with translation MLHTNEQHLVEFLLQCQPGQPRTRGNWEVDHQGRPFLLPSIGGITLNVQVGDPAFGWQGDHIEPGVSCTADTQKPFEHPNVGLQMYSCAGNIATIATGEAKGSTGRVIGHHGGSEHVIVDFEREAKEKLLYTDTIIIRAKGQGLKLMDYPDITLFNLDPALLHAMKIREAEGCVLEVPVTTLVPAVCMGSGIGSAHVAKGDYDIMTSDAETVKEYGIDKIRLGDFVALQDHDNRFGRAYRKGAITIGIVVHSDCLEAGHGPGVTTLMTSASPLIRPVLDPKANIADLFGIGTIFARG, from the coding sequence ATGCTTCATACCAACGAACAACATCTTGTAGAATTTCTGCTCCAATGTCAGCCGGGACAGCCCAGAACCCGAGGCAATTGGGAGGTTGACCATCAGGGCAGGCCCTTTCTTCTTCCCTCCATCGGAGGCATTACCCTGAATGTTCAGGTTGGCGACCCTGCATTCGGCTGGCAAGGCGATCATATTGAGCCGGGCGTCAGTTGCACCGCAGATACGCAAAAACCTTTCGAGCATCCCAATGTTGGCCTGCAGATGTACTCCTGTGCGGGAAATATCGCTACCATCGCTACCGGGGAGGCCAAAGGCTCAACAGGACGTGTGATCGGTCATCATGGGGGATCGGAGCATGTGATTGTCGATTTTGAACGCGAGGCCAAAGAGAAGCTGCTCTACACCGACACCATCATCATTCGTGCCAAAGGGCAGGGGCTGAAGCTGATGGATTATCCTGATATTACTCTTTTTAATCTCGATCCAGCCTTGCTTCATGCCATGAAGATTCGGGAAGCTGAAGGCTGTGTGCTTGAAGTGCCCGTCACCACTCTGGTGCCTGCAGTCTGCATGGGATCGGGTATTGGTTCTGCCCATGTGGCAAAAGGGGACTACGATATCATGACCAGTGATGCGGAAACCGTTAAAGAGTACGGAATTGACAAGATTCGACTCGGCGATTTTGTTGCTCTGCAGGATCACGATAATCGTTTCGGCAGGGCATACCGGAAAGGTGCGATCACGATTGGTATTGTCGTGCACAGCGACTGTCTTGAAGCTGGTCATGGGCCGGGAGTCACCACTCTTATGACCTCCGCCTCGCCGTTGATCAGGCCAGTTCTGGATCCGAAAGCCAATATCGCTGACCTGTTTGGTATTGGTACGATTTTCGCAAGGGGATGA